The DNA sequence AAACCCACGCGACGACTCCAAATATTTATGCCCCGGTCGGACGCCGTTCATCCCGCCTCTCCCcgcttccttctttttcctccCAGCTTTGCAGCTAGTGGtgatggtggtggagaTCAGCGGCTGGAAACCGGAGGATAATAGCTTGCACCGGTGGTCGAGAACACTGAAAGTTGCAGGAGGAAGCGTATACTGCGAATATGCGCTACGGGTTCTGGGTTACCGGTAGTGACCGCCCCTTAAAAGAAGGCGCTGCTATAGTGCGAAGAATCTCGGTAAAAGAGGGTCTTTCCCAGAACCGGGGTGGCAGGCATGGGCTTCTCGACTCCTTCTGAAATTGAATAAAGATGGACATGGCTGAAAAGAAAAAGCGATCATATGGGCGGACGGAAGGATGAAATATCCGTTGACGTGTCTAATTGCATAGGTCATAATATAAACGACGTCTCTTGTTGTTTGGGGTGATGCATGTATATAGCCCTTCAAGCTCCAAACAAGAGGTGGTGACCGTGCgatcctcctcctccttcgTCTGCTGGAACAACAATAATAGTGAATTAATACCAACCATATATCATCAGCATACTGTAGATCGGCTTCATATGTTCAATAATTTCAGTTCAGTCCAGCATACATATATCCAGCTTTTGAAGCCGGACGGAACGTCTCAAAAAACGCTCACCGCCATCAAACCGAACACAAGAGTACTTGCTTACCTACATTGTGCTGCATGCGTACTGCTGAAATGGCGAGCCATCAGTAAAACCTGACAACACAAATCTCTCAAGTACTCATAGAGAAGAGTCTATATCGATATGGCGATCCCACTTTTTTGGCACGCATTGCAAGCGTAGCTGAATAGCCCACGATTTCATCATGACGCGAAATACGACTAACTTCTACTTATCCACTCATTAACCTACGCAGACCCATATATCAGATGCTGAGCAGTTGAACTGCTCCTGCATCACATATCTTTGGACGGAAAGATATCCACTCATTACCCGATCTCTGCAAATATCCCTCTCCATAACCAGCTCAACAGTCCTTTGTGTGCACCTTGATTCCACAAATTCTGAGCATATAAAAAAGCCAGATGCATAGCTCTGGTTATAATTACTTATCTGCACAAATTTTGAACTGAACGACCGCCGACATGTTAATGTCTGACCGATCCTCTCAAACGTTTGTGGAGCAAACAGACGCTTCAGAACAGCGACCCTGCGTCTCCTGATACGTCTACCATCGTGATCTCGTTCCCTCGTAGTGTTCCACCTTCAAATATTAGAAGAGGGTTTGATCACATATTTGGTACAATCCGGGATAACCACCACCATGTCCAACTTCAACACTGCGACGTACTTAAACGTCACATCGACCACAATAATACGTCGTCGACTGCCCTTACCATCATCTTCAGCAAGGGCAAAGGAGAACCCAGATTCGATCAGATTCTATCCAAAGAACTCTGAAGGGCCTCACAATTGGTTGTTCTGAGGGGAAGGGAACTATTCGTACATTTTAGAGAAGTAGATTGACCGAATAAGGCTTAGTACCGATaagtggagaagaaagggaCGGCAAACCAGTAGTTGAGAAGGGATACAAGTCAATTATTCGCTTAGATAATTGAAACAGAGCTTGACAACCATACATTTGAGATGTATATCTGATTGATTGGTCAGATCACTTTCTTTGAGGCTTTCTTCGGGGTGGCACTTACTTCTATTCTATTTGTAGATATTATGACAACTTTTTTTAACCTTTTTCCATCTCGTCAAGAGCGTCCACAATAGATCACGGGGAGAGCTTCTTGATCTCCCACTCTCCATCACTTCCTTCTGGTCGAGTGTACCTAAATCGGTCATGCAATCGAGAAGGCTGTCCAGACCAAAACTCAACCTCGCTAAAGACCAAGTCAGTTAGAAGCGCGTGCGGAACATTTATGATTTCTCACAATGGAACGACCCTCCAACCACCCCAGAACTTGGGACACTCCacttctttcccttcccaGCGCTCCTCCTCACTCTTCACCCATTCTTCCAATTGACCCTCTTCCACCGGCTGACTCTGCTTACTCGCCCAAGCACCCAGTCTGCTGCCCCTTGGTCGGGTGTTGAAATACTCTACACTCTCCTCCCTACTAACTTTCTCGACCTTACCTACCACTCTGACCTGTCTTGATACTTCTCGCCAGTAGAACGTAAGTGCCGCATAAGGGTTTGCAAGAAGTTCTTCTGACTTGCGCGAGGTATAGTTtgtgaagaagacgaaCCCTGTCTTATCCACAGTTTTGAGCAATACTATtcgagaagaagggataCCTTGGGCGGTAGCGGTGGAGAGAGTCATAGCCTCTGGTTCATTGACTTTGCGACCAGCAGCCACTTCACCCTGAGAGGGTTGGAGAGCAGACGCGAACCAGGCATTGAATTGTAAAAGAGGGTTCGGAGAGAGCTCGGAAGCGAGTAGTCGTGGAGTCAGATACTGATTATGGGTGATGAGCTTGACAGTCTCGGGAGCAGAAAAGGATGCCGAGCGATGAGAGGAGGTGGATGAGGTGCCGAAGACGTGTTGGGTAGACATAGTTCGGATGATGTTAATTGGTATAATCGTTTTGAGTATCTTACTGATATTCCTTGGGAAAGCCATAAGAGGTGAATAAAGTTAGGGACAGCAACCCAGAACGAACGACGGACGGACAGGTTTGACAAGCGATAGTGACTGAGGTCACAGTTCGCTTACGTAACCTGTCGAATATAGGTGTCCACCACACGAGGCAAAGATTCCGGCACACACACACTTCGCTTCAGCCTGTACGTATCTCAAACAGGTCACCCGTAACAAGTTCGATGCATGC is a window from the Cryptococcus gattii WM276 chromosome L, complete sequence genome containing:
- a CDS encoding Pyridoxamine-phosphate oxidase, putative (Similar to TIGR gene model, INSD accession AAW45246.1), whose translation is MAFPRNISKILKTIIPINIIRTMSTQHVFGTSSTSSHRSASFSAPETVKLITHNQYLTPRLLASELSPNPLLQFNAWFASALQPSQGEVAAGRKVNEPEAMTLSTATAQGIPSSRIVLLKTVDKTGFVFFTNYTSRKSEELLANPYAALTFYWREVSRQVRVVGKVEKVSREESVEYFNTRPRGSRLGAWASKQSQPVEEGQLEEWVKSEEERWEGKEVECPKFWGGWRVVPFEVEFWSGQPSRLHDRFRYTRPEGSDGEWEIKKLSP